In Geotalea uraniireducens, the genomic window GCCGACGCTCATGGGGTGGGGAACAGCTTCCGGCTGCTCTTCGTCGCCTACCTGCTCCTCCTGCCGCCGCTGGTCTGGCTGTTCCTGCGCCAGCGGCAGAAGAGTGCGGTGAGCCATTGAGGCCAGGAGCCAATTGCCGGGGAAGGCGGGGAAACCGGCCGGCTGGCAGGGCTGGCGAACTGACAAGACAAAGGCGGCCGCGTGGCCGCCTTGCCGTTTGTCGCCGCGTTCAGCGGATGAAGCTCATGTAGGTCTTCGGCTCCCGCGGCGGCGGGGGGACCGCTTCCCGGCCGTGGGCCACCAGTTTCAGCAACCAGGCCATGTTTTTCCCCAGCACCCGCATGATCTGCACCCCCTCCTCGTCCCGGACCACCTCGCCCGGCGCCCGGCCGTGGATGACGTTCCAGTAGTTGGAGGTCGGCAGCAGCATCTCGGCGTAGTTGAGGAAGTTGTTCAGCTGGTCGAAGGTCGGCAGGCCGCCCGAGCGGCGCACCGCCACCACCGCCGCGCCGACCTTGTGCCGCAGCATGCCGTCGTTGACGCCGGCGACGTAGAAAGCCCGGTCGAGGAACGACTTCATCGTCCCGGCAACGGCGGCATAGTGCACCGGCGAGCTGAGGATGATTCCGTCGGCCTGCTTCATCTTCTGCAGCCACTCGTTGACCTCGTCGCCCGGCAGTACGCACCGCTCGTTCTTGTTCTTCGCGCACTGGCCGCAGGCGATGCACCCGCGGATAACCTTGTTCCCCACCTGAACGATCTCGGTTTCGATCCCTTCCCGTTCCAGCTCCGCCGTCACCATCTTCAGCGCATGCCAGGTATTCCCCTCCGCATGGGGACTGCCGTTAAACGCCACCACCTTCATGATATCGCCCTCCCGTGAATTTCCGGTTCACATTCCCAACCGTTTGCGCTATTTTTATGCATAGGGATTTTACAGTCAATTACGTACTTATTTGGTACGTAGTACCTATTTTGGAACCATAGCGGAGCACGGCAATGAGCGAGACAACGGCGGACCGGCTGGTCTATCGGGGCAAAGAGTACACCTGCGGCATCGACGTCACCCTGGCGGTAGTCGGCGGCAAATGGAAGGCGTCGATCCTCTGGCACCTGGCGCAGCAGACGATGCGCTTTTCCGATCTGCAGCGACAGTTTTCGGATACCACCCGCAAGATGCTCACCCAGCAGCTGCGCGAATTGGAAACCGACGGACTGGTCCACCGGGAGGTCTATCCACAGGTGCCGCCGAAGGTCGAGTATTCGCTGACCGAAAAGGGGATGAGCATGTATCCGATCCTCCT contains:
- a CDS encoding flavodoxin family protein translates to MKVVAFNGSPHAEGNTWHALKMVTAELEREGIETEIVQVGNKVIRGCIACGQCAKNKNERCVLPGDEVNEWLQKMKQADGIILSSPVHYAAVAGTMKSFLDRAFYVAGVNDGMLRHKVGAAVVAVRRSGGLPTFDQLNNFLNYAEMLLPTSNYWNVIHGRAPGEVVRDEEGVQIMRVLGKNMAWLLKLVAHGREAVPPPPREPKTYMSFIR
- a CDS encoding winged helix-turn-helix transcriptional regulator; the encoded protein is MSETTADRLVYRGKEYTCGIDVTLAVVGGKWKASILWHLAQQTMRFSDLQRQFSDTTRKMLTQQLRELETDGLVHREVYPQVPPKVEYSLTEKGMSMYPILLQMGNWAREHLRD